The sequence CTTTGGGTTAGATCTTTATCATCTCCGTCGTGTGGTCCGGTTGGGACGCATGGTTTATtccatggggcccacatgtaagtgacagAATGATACCGTCTCGGTTGTATTTGGTCTGTTTGATCCTCcccaaatttgaattgggtcaACGGATTTGAAGGCCCAGCTCTGTTTTAACTTTAAACTAATTTAGTTTTATtgccgatttttttaaaaaaaaatactccctctattttattttataagttgctttaattttttactagtcaatttttttttgagtttgatcaaatttatcaaaaaatttagcaacatctaaaccaccaaattagttccattaaattagtttataattttatagtttttaaaaagtTCTATCAAAACATAGAATGAAACGGCCTACTTTTCCAATTTGGTGTTTGGGCTAACACACTGACTTGCCAATTTGTGAAGCAGATCAATAACTATTTTCAAATCCAAACGATGTTCTCATTCCTAATGATGTTCTATTTCTTCATTGGGATTTACAATTTGAAAAGAGTAAAGaaatttacaaaaattttaACGATGTACACTGCTGGATCGAAACCATTTAGGATAAGTTCACtgtgggtccctctatttgtcgtccAGTCTTATTTTCGTCTCTCGATCGCAAAACCAGGTACAACAGGTCCTCTAACTTacgaaaccgtttaaataagGTCCCTCAGCAgtatttgaccccggttttggctgaggtggcgcctacgtggctaatttgactcggtcttcatctgacgtggcattgacgtggcgcttacgtggcaattcgatccgaaaaataaaaaccctatgggacccatatgtcagtttcatacacataattaaaaaaaatggtgggccccacgtggaccccacttGTCATCCTCACTACCCCTTCtctcatcccctctctctctctctatcctctctctctccctcttctctctatctctctctcccgtgagAATGGCGGGCGGCGCataggggcggcggcgagcggcggttgGAGCACTGTCGCCGGAGCCGGGGATACCGCCGCCGCAACTTCCGCGTCGGCCACCACGTTGCTCCCATCCACCTCGCGGAGATGGAACATGCGCCGCTCCTTGACCCCGTCGAGCTGCTCCGGGGAACGCCTAGCGGTCGCTCCCCCACGTCTTCAGCGACGGGAACGACGGGAGGAGCGTGGCCTGGTGGCGAGCGCTCGacgccgctgcctccaccgcggcggcgccatccgCGACGGGATCCGGGGTCGAGGCGGGGGCGGCTCGGCGGAGATCACCATGGCCGCGGGAAAAGCCGCGATGATGAACACGCGCGTGGAGGCCGCCGTCACCTAGACCTCCACCGACTCCgactccggtggcggcggcggcgggagagtcGGCCGAGCGATGAGGgtcagcgcgcggcggccggccgagGAGGGCCGGCCATGCGTGCTCTAATCACAATTTTTTTGATGGTTAATTTGCTAGTATTTATCAGTCGCctgattgattttttatgtgcTGTGTTTAATTTGATGGTTAATTTGCTAGTATCGAGGCTGCGTGCCCCGGCGTCATCTCCTGCGCGGACATCGTCGCGTTCACTGGCCACGACGCATCGAGGTACATGAGCAACGGCGGCGTCAAATTCAATGTCCCGGTCGGCCGCCTCGACGGCATTGTCTCGTCCTCCGAGGTCGCCCAAAATATGCTCCCTGACTCCAAGGCCGACTTGGACAAGCTCACAGCGCCAACTTCGCGGCGAAGGGATTCACCCCGGAGGAGCTGGTGATCCTCTCTGGCGCGTACTCCATAGGCAAGGCGCACTGCTTCTCCTTCAACGACCGCCTCACCGAGCCGAACTCTGAGATCAATGCCGACTACCACGACAACGTCCTGAACAAGACCTGCTACGCCGCCCCGAACGAGACGACGTTGGCGAACAACATCCGCGACATCGACGTGGCGACGCTGGGGCCCCGGCGCCAGCGCTCCACCCGCCGCTCCACCCGCGGCCTGCCGCCTCACAGCTCCGTCGCCGCCCCtctgcgccgcccgccgctgctcgccattCTCaggggagatagagagaggggatagagaggagagagagaaggggtaaggaggatgacaggtggggtccacgtgggccccaccattttattattattatgtgtgtgaaactgacctGTGGTTTCcataggttttattatttttcggatcgaattgccacataagcgccacgttaaCGCCACGTCaaatgaagaccaagtcaaactagccatgtaggcgccaccttagccaaaaccggggtcaaatacTACCGAGGTACCTTATTTAAAaggtttcgtaagttggggggcCTGTCGTACCTGTTTTACGATCAAGGgcgaaaatcagactgggcgacGAATACAGgaacccaaagtgaacttattccaaccaTTTACAAATGGAAGGCCTAAAATAAACAAGGCCGATATGGCCCACTCAGCTCAAATCAGGCTAAGGATAATCCCCTGTCCTTAGCCAGAGCTTCGGCCGCTCTCCTCCCGGACACCAGCGCGCCGTCGAACGTCGCGTAGCACCAGTGGTCGCCGCACATGTACAGCCCGTCGCCGACCCTCGGGTCGCgccccgccggcgacgtcggcggcgtctGGTCCGGCTGCGCGAAGCCGATGCGGTACGTCCTCAGGTGCGTCCACGACGCGACCTCCCCGGCGCCGAACCACCCGGCGAGCTCGGtgaccacctcgccggcgaggtcggcgtcggACCGCCCGGCGAAGGAGCCGACGAGGGATACGGACACCAGCGACCTCCCCGGCGGCGCGTACGACGGCGCCACGTTGGTGGCGAATAACATGTTGTTGACGATCCCTTTGCCTGAGCCGTTGAGGAGCAGGATGGGGTCTTGGACCGCCGCCTTGTCGGCGGCGAAGTAGAGGCAGACGGTGCTCCGCTCGGAGTTCTTCTTGGGTTTCGCCGGAATCGTTGGTAGCTGCGGTAGGAGCTTCTCGGCCTCCGGCtgctcgacggcgacgatgacgccgagctcgccggagacggTCTCGCCGGTGTCGAGCGTCACGCTGGACTGGCCGATGGCCGCGGCGCGGGAGTTGAGGCGGACGGAGCCCGCCGGCAGGCGGTCCGCGAGCTGCGACGCGATGGCGCCGATGCCGGCCTCCGGCAGCGCGTTGTCCCCGAGGGCGAGGCGCTTGAACACGAGCTCGAAGAGGCGCGACGACGTGTCGAGCGCCGGGTCGAAGAATATCCCAGCCAGGAACGGCCGCAGGAACCGCTCCACGATGGACGGCGAGAACCCGAGCTTCTCCAGGTGCGCCGCCGTGGTCGTCTCCGGCGACGAGAGGATGACGTCGTCCGGGGTGGACGCCGCGCGGAGCCGGGCGAGGCCGACGAGGAGCTTATCAGCGAGCGTTCCGACGGGGGAGAACACGGCGGAGAGGGAACGCAGAGGAAGCCGGAACGGGTCAGACAACAGGTAGAacggctcgccggcgccgaggaagaCGAGCGCTCCAGGATAAAACGGCCGGAGCCGCAACGCCGGGAAGTCAAGGAGACGCCGGCACTCCGGGTAGGCGGTGAGGAAGATCTGGAACCCCCTATCCAACCGATACCCATCGACCTCGTCGGTGGCGACACGGCCGCCGAGGCGGTCCGACGCCTCGAGCAGCGTGAACGGCACCGACATGGACGCCAGGTGGTTCGCCGCGGCGAGGCCCGCTAGCCCGCCACCGACAATGACGGCCTTattaccgccgccgccgccgccggtggcgtcgctccccggcgcggcggcgcgggtgacggtgaggcggagggcggcggcatggtggcggcggagcttggGTGGCGTGGCGGGGAGGACGGGGCGCGCGGCGTGGACGTGCATGGGCGTCGCGGCGGGCGACAGCGAGTGGCGGGAAGCAAGCGCGCGCGAGGGAGGGAGAAGACGAGTTTGGGGTTTGGGTGGTGTTCCTGATTTGTCCATGGACCGGCTGTGGATATGGTGGTTTCGGTGCATGGACCCGGCGTTTGGATGGGGAGCTATGGGTTGACGAGACTGCGTGGTGGGGTTGGGTGTAGGTGTTCTGTGTGGACGTCCGTAGACTGGGTTCAGGGAAGATTCGTCATGGAGCAAAGCGTTATCCTCTCTCTCTGAACTCTGATTCATGAGATGAAGAACAGAAGAGGAACGCTCTGATAGAATAATGGTTCAATCCTGGAATGCTATTTTCTCGAACCCTCTTTTACCTCAACATTTGTAATGGTTTGCCTCTGGCAATGCCCGCTCCCTGTAACCCCAAGATCTTTCTCTTAAATGCAATGGAAGATTCAAGTGGAGAACCTTTCCTCTCCGgtgattattaaaaaaaaatagaagagaaacAGGGTAAGTCTAGTTTTTCTCATTCGAACACATAGTATATAGACAATTACGTACCCACGCACATTTGTATGGGCGCATGTACACATGTAGCTAGCCAAAATTTAAGATTGATGAAATTACCCTAAATCCCTAAATGTCGCGTCGCTAATAAGTGTCGCCTACCACTAAAATCATGATTAGCTATGGATATAAACATCCGTTGTCGACTTATATCTAGGTGGGTAGATGTTAATAAGTGTCGCCTTCCACTAAAATCATGATTAGCTATGAATATAAACATCTGTTGTTGACTTATATCTAGGTGAGTAGATTCTACTGCAGGTAACCTAAACTGGCTATCTTAGGCTCACAGTTTGTTTAGGTTGGTTCCAGTGGTACCGAAATTAAACTTGTGAATCTCAgacaaaatttgttaaaaacaATAGATTTTTGTAAACTTGGTTGTTCCACGCGATCAATACCATTTGCCACGTAAGCAATACTTttgccacatcatcattcacGTAATAAAATCATTTCGGTCATTTGTAGCATTTCTTATACTTTAGGCTTGTGTTTGGTTTGGAGATGAGATAAGATGTGTTAGGTTTATTTGTATTTTGGGGATATGATGGACCTAGTTTCTATTTGGTTCTAGGAATAGAACGGACCTAGTTTTCTGTTTGGTTTGAGGGATATGATGAGTTGGAATGATCCTATCTCTTGTGTTGGTTGGAGGGATGTAGATGGATTGCTTAGATATAGTTACCTCTTCACATTAGTTGGTAAGGTCATACACAACACAAAATATTGAACATGAAGACCacatcatttgaaaaaaaaaacattcatatGACTATATTTGGAAATAAAATACAATCATATCATATAGCCAACCAAAAACCAAAGCAAAATACCGATAATTAGCATACATCAATCCTTATATCAATGCAAGCATAGGAAGTTCAAGCCACACATAATAAGGAGTTCCTTACTTTGGCTATAGAGGATGATGGAGGATGCGAGGAGCAGTAGCAGACGAGAGAGAGGATGGCACTAGGACGCTGTAGTAGGTTCCCGCAATCGGTTTTTGCttctcgccaccaccaccaccgtcttcccttcctgccgtcgccgccaactATGAGATGAGGAGGGGGAGtggcgagagagagatgggaggaaGGAGGACAGAGAAGGGAGGATGGCACGGGCGCCGCTGGCCCCGTCGCACGACACCGGCGTTGCCGGCTGTTGCGCGCGATGGCGCCGCCATCACcctcttttttctctcaatCTAGATGGTGATACGGTGAAGGGGGAGAAAAAAGAGATAGGGTTACCCTATCCCACACACGCGTAACACACGTGATGCGCGACTCCGAAGGTGAGATGGAGTGATCCGCTACTTTTTTTCACGGGCCAAACCACCCCGAATATAGGGAGAATATTCCTTTTTGACCCAACTCAACTCATGAAGTCCTTCAACTAAACACCATTAAATATAGGATGGCCCCAGTCCAACTCACCAAAACCTTGCAGCTAAACACATGCTAAGAGTGTAATTAATTCAGGGCTAAACTATGTCATTCATGCATAGggttataatatgaaaacttCAAACCTAATAGAGGGTTCTAATATAATTTAATGTCTTGTTCTAATAAATCCTTATAAATAATACGTGACGGAAGGAAAGTAAATTGGACTTATGTTAGCAATTGGCAACGGCAGTCACACACTCGCACACACTTTGAATTGACGAAGATGAATAATAAGTTggcgcacgtaaaacgagaaagctactagcacataattaattaaatttaattattacgactTAACAAtttgatatatttgatattttaaaataacttctaGTCTCTCCGGTTTCAAAATTATTGACGTTTCGAACATGATCTCACATACCAAGCAGTGATTTATTAAGATATCAATTTACTATTTTACCCATATTAAATATAGTATTGTGCTCCATtatcttaaatatatatataaatatatatatatatatatatatatatatatatatatatatatatatatatttgtgctaATGGTAATCACTACCGTTGGTTTGAACCAATCACCTGCATCGGTGCGAGCTAAAGATCCAATTCCCTAGCTTTTTTGCTTGGTTtttatttgcatgcatgcagggcaAAGCAGTCCAATATAACATACTAATACAAAAGGCGTCAACAATTATCAATCACTGTTTAGCCCGAAATTTTTGGGCTGATACGACTTATCGTATTAGATAATAGTGAGATCAAAATTtagaatatttaattataaattatttttaaaatatttgtcttttaaatATGATgactatatgtatagattagtctaaaaagtactttaataaaatcaaatatttattaacactttatacatattataatgaaaaataacggttaaagttattttttagaGATCGTGGCCTTATTCAAAACAATAAGTATTATCAATTTAGAAGGAGTACCAGACTAATTTTTTGATTGAAGAAagtatataaaaagttttagcacGAAATTCACATCTAGTAATTTGAAAAATGTGGGCACAGGAAAAGAACAGGACATCCGCAGCACACGAacccgcccgccgcggcgcgcacGCGTGTCGGTCTTTCCGCGCGCCACACGCGCGTTGCTCTGCTATTACACGGTTACACCCCGCCGAACGTCGCTGTCTCTCCTCTAATCATGGACAAGCGAAACGTTAAGCAACAACACGCATCACGGATTAACGGGCcctaaaacaaaaatcaaacGAAACAAGAGGGCTCATCATCAAAActaaaaggaagaaaataaaaggtgaAGAGGAAATTTCTTGAAAAGTTTTTCGTTGCACGACGATCATCAGTAAAGTAATAGAGTATCTCGTCCGTTTATGGTGATGGACGAGAATATCGTACAGGTTGGCTACGTGCCTACTACGTCGCGTAGACGTCTCCAGAGcatctttcctttctttcatcCTCCAGAATATGATTCTGCTCAAAACTTTCTACGATCATTTCGTTTTGAAGCATCCAACACcgctgttttttttatatatattttgctttTTTGTACTCGTGGCTATTCATATCCATGAGCACAAggcttgttttttatatttctttttcttatctTCCTTTTGATCGGTTGGTATTGGTAATGATTGTACATCATTTTTGCGGTTTTACATGGAGACCCATCTATCTGTTCTGATTTGTATGGCTTATATTTTTACTTCTGATTGCGAAGTAGTCTCTTTCGTGGATCAATTTCTTTGAACTAGTAAGAACTTTTCTTTAGAGAAAAATAGTTGATTGTACTCTaataactacttcctccgtttcatattaaaagactttttagtattgtccacattcatatgcatggtaatgaatctagacgtACATGTGtgcctaaattcattaacatcaatatgaatgtgagtaatgttataaagttttataatctgaaacatCTTTGATGTCATAATGTTAGTATTGATTTATTGTCGATGTGCATCCCTTGCATCTAATTTTGCTCAATCAACAACTTTGGTTTTAACTCGCACAATGCTTGATTCAAGAAAGAGATTAACAAATAGAAAATGCTTTTGTAAAAGGTTAATGCTAGCATCCTCTATTTACCAGGAGGAGTATCACTAGAGGTGCTATATTTAATTGAAATGAACAAGTCAGCCATACTATCATGCGAATCCAGTTGAAGTTGACTCCTCCAAAAATTATTCCATTAGATAAAGGAAGAATTAATCCATCAAAACAAATTGCATGCCGTACAAGAAAAGGTCAATTGAAAGAGGTCATTTTAATCAATCCATTTGTCCTCTTTCCATGTTCAATGGCCATCCCCGATTCCCCTCTTTTAACTAATGTTTGAATAATTTCTTATTTACACTTTTACATAAAATAATATTCCATTTTCTCTATTATTATAATTCTAAAAATACCTCCAACAACACAAGTAATCAGAATTACATACATCGTCCCTTAACTCAACGGGAGACGATAAAAAGATCAACAATAACAAGAGAAAAGATGTTTACTGCAATGCTTACAGTCAGCGttggatttaaattttagaatctAATATCGAAGAAAAGTTACTAGATAAACTATTAACCCATAACCTCATCGATATTTACTCTCTTATTATACGGTATTAATACAATCTTAATTCATCATACCGagttatccaaaaaaaaaatcatcatacgGTAGAAGATCATCATCATTTTATAATTCTTAAAAGACACacacagacaaaaaaaaaaaaaaggataaacagagaaaataaaagttatccAAACTCGACAGGGAAAATTTGCAAATAGGTCCCACaacttttttcaaaatttcCTCGTGCGCGAAAAAAACCTCACCAAACACAAAAAATACTCCCTCGCTCCATTTCCAGCACTACGGCACTACCCATTTCTATTCCTCTTcacctcgcggcggcggcggcggcggcgcggcgagcaaTCGGCGCCTCTCCTCTCGGTCTACTCTCCTCCGGCCATCCCCGTTCATCTCTACTCTTCACTCCAtcctcctccactccaccgTACTGCCCTGGGGTGCAGATCAATCGAGACTTGGGGCTGATTTCTCGAGTTGGTGACGAACCCTAATTTCGTTTGGATTGTTGCAAGAGGTTTGTCCCGCCCTCTCT is a genomic window of Oryza glaberrima chromosome 7, OglaRS2, whole genome shotgun sequence containing:
- the LOC127780312 gene encoding peroxidase 47-like — its product is MRVSARRPAEEGRIEAACPGVISCADIVAFTGHDASSANFAAKGFTPEELVILSGAYSIGKAHCFSFNDRLTEPNSEINADYHDNVLNKTCYAAPNETTLANNIRDIDVATLGPRRQRSTRRSTRGLPPHSSVAAPLRRPPLLAILRGDRERG
- the LOC127779484 gene encoding 15-cis-phytoene desaturase, chloroplastic/chromoplastic produces the protein MHRNHHIHSRSMDKSGTPPKPQTRLLPPSRALASRHSLSPAATPMHVHAARPVLPATPPKLRRHHAAALRLTVTRAAAPGSDATGGGGGGNKAVIVGGGLAGLAAANHLASMSVPFTLLEASDRLGGRVATDEVDGYRLDRGFQIFLTAYPECRRLLDFPALRLRPFYPGALVFLGAGEPFYLLSDPFRLPLRSLSAVFSPVGTLADKLLVGLARLRAASTPDDVILSSPETTTAAHLEKLGFSPSIVERFLRPFLAGIFFDPALDTSSRLFELVFKRLALGDNALPEAGIGAIASQLADRLPAGSVRLNSRAAAIGQSSVTLDTGETVSGELGVIVAVEQPEAEKLLPQLPTIPAKPKKNSERSTVCLYFAADKAAVQDPILLLNGSGKGIVNNMLFATNVAPSYAPPGRSLVSVSLVGSFAGRSDADLAGEVVTELAGWFGAGEVASWTHLRTYRIGFAQPDQTPPTSPAGRDPRVGDGLYMCGDHWCYATFDGALVSGRRAAEALAKDRGLSLA